GGGAATTCCCTATCAAGAGGTTTTTCTGTACAACCGCTATGCCGATCGCAGCTATACACTATCGAGTCAAGAAGCACGAGAAAAAATGGCCAGAAGAAAACTTTCCGTCCTGCGTTACGCAGTAGCAGGGAAAAGGATCGTACTATGCGATGATTCCATAGTCAGAGGTACCCAAATACTAAGTAAAATAAGAGACCTCAAAAACTCTGGCGCAAAAGAGGTCCATGTCCGTATTTCCTGCCCACCTCTCATGTATCCCTGTGACTTTGGGGTTTCCACCCGCACATATGACGAACTGATAGCTCGTAAATTCATCCCAAAGGGTAATATAAACTCCATCGAACAGCTCCACGAAGTTGAAGGATGTATAGCTCGGGAAATAGAGGCTGATTCTGTAAAGTACAACAGTATAGATTCCTTCGTAAATGCCCTGGGCATACCCAGGGAAAACCTCTGCCTCAAATGCTGGGATGGCATTTATCCCACTGACGCGCTTGAATAAACTGACTATCAATTGGCCCTTGCAATACGTATGAGGATCTGTTAGACAAAATCAATGGAGAAAAAACACCGCTTCTCCATTTGGTACGTCCTTATAGGTATCTGGATCGTCTTCATCCTCCAGAGCTACATTGCTTCCCTATTGGCCATCAAAACTATCCCTTACAGTCAGTTCCTCAAACTACTAAAAGAAGGAAAAGTAATTGAAATAGCTGTCTCTGCTAACCAGATACAGGGGAAAATGAGAGGCGAAAAGGCTGATGAAATAATATTGTTCAAAACAATCAGGGTAGATCCAGAGCTATCCTCCATGCTGGAACGCTACCCCGTAACCTTCAAAGGGGAAATCGAATCCACATTTTTGAGAGACCTCTTATCGTGGTTCTTCCCTCTCTTTCTCTTCTTTGCGGTCTGGTATCTGCTTATGAAACGCATGGGAAGCCAACAGGCAGGCTTTATGACCCTGGGTAAAAAGGCGAAAATATATATGGAGGATGAGCTTCACGTGACTTTTGACGATGTAGCAGGGGTAGATGAAGCTAAACAGGAACTGAAAGAGATTATAGATTTCCTCAAAAATCCCGTTAAATTCGCGGAGATAGGTGCCCGCATACCAAAGGGTGTACTTCTCGTTGGTCCTCCAGGAACGGGGAAAACTCTTTTGGCCAAAGCAGTTGCTGGAGAAAGTGGTGTCCCTTTTTTCAGTATCAGTGGTTCAGAATTCGTGGAGATTTTCGTCGGTATGGGTGCAGCTCGTGTCAGGGACCTCTTTGTGCAAGCAAAACAAAAGGCCCCTTGCATCATATTTATAGATGAACTGGATGCCCTTGGGAAGGCCAGAGGGTACAGTGCTATTGGTGGCCACGACGAGAGGGAACAAACGTTGAACCAACTCCTCGTCGAGATGGATGGTTTCGATCCCAAAGTGGGGGTTATACTTTTAGCCGCTACCAATCGTCCCGAAATCCTCGATCCAGCTCTACTTCGTCCGGGAAGGTTTGATAGACACATCCTGGTCGATCGCCCAGACAAAAAGGGCAGAGAGGAAATACTAAAGGTGCATCTAAAAAAGGTCCGTGTAGGTCCTGATGTAGACATAGAAAGGCTTGCCAATATGACCCCCGGTATGGTTGGTGCAGACTTAGCTAATATAGTGAATGAAGCAGCTCTTCTGGCTGTAAGAAACGGTCGAAGTTATGTTAGCATGACCGACCTGGAAGAAGCTGTAGAACGTATAATCGCAGGATTGGAAAAGAAAAACCGCTTTATAAACCCACAGGAAAGAGAGATTATAGCATACCACGAGATGGGACACGCAATTGTAGCTCTATCATTACCAGGTACCGATCCTGTTCAGAAAATATCCATTATACCTCGGGGCATTGCCGCCTTAGGATACACTCTTCAAGTTCCCACAGAGGATCGGTTTCTCATGAAAAAGACGGAACTGCTAAACAAAATTGCCACTTTGCTTGGAGGTAGAGCGGCAGAAGAACTAATATTCGGAGACATTTCCACCGGAGCTCACAACGATCTGGCTAGGGCAACGGATATCGCACGTAGCATGGTAATGGAATACGGTATGAGTGACACTCTAGGTCAGGTTTATCTCGCCGGGGAGAAGACGCATAGGTTCCTTGAAACAGGGTATATTAGAGGCGGAGAGTACAGCAACGCAACGGCGGAAGCCATAGATAACGAGGTAAAAAAGATAATTGAGGAGCAGTACGAAAAAGCAAAAAGTATCTTGGTTAGCAAGAGATCAGCCTTAGAAAAAGGAGCCCGTCTGCTCATTGATAAAGAAAAACTGGAAGGCGAAGAAATAAAAAGACTTCTAGAAGAAAAAAAGTAGTCATTTATTCATCTTTGGCTTTATCCTCTCTAAGTGGACCACAGTACCCTGTATACTCATCGAGATGGGGTGGTACAGTACCTTCAATCAAGCAAACACAGGATTTTACCTTACTTTCTCCCGATTCTGACGGGTATTCAGTCATTACAAACACAACCCCTTCAGGAACCGGAAAGGAATCTGGGGCTATTCCTTTAAGTGCCTTCTCCATAAAATACAACCATATCGGAGCCGCCGCTCTACCACCAACCTCTTGTGAACCGAGACTCCGCTCCTGATCAAAACCAACCCAAACCCCCGCAACTACGTTCGGTGTGTAACCGATAAACCACGCATCCCGCATATCGTTTGTCGTTCCCGTCTTCCCGGCAACCGGTCTTGCAATAGCTCTCACCCTCCAACCGGTACCACTCCTTATTACATCCTGAAGAATACAGGTGGTTATATAGGCTATACGGGCATCAATAACCTGTTCCTGAACCACCTGATGCTCCTCCAACACGTTGCCGGTTCGGTCCATAACCTTTGCTATCCCATAAGGTACCACTCTTCTTCCCTGATTGGCCAGTACACCATACGCCCGGACCAATTCCAACAGCGTGACTTCCGAGGACCCCAGAGCTAAAGATAGATTACGAACAAGGGGGGATGTTATACCCATATTCGCCGCATAGGCAGCCGCATAGTCCAAACCAATCGCCTGAAGAACCTTGATTGTTATGATGTTGCGCGAATGAACAAGGGCCGAATGTAGCGTCGTTGGCCCGAGAAATTTTCCATCAAAATTACGGGGTTGCCATACTCCTCCAGGCCGTGAGGGATCAGGGAACTGAAGAGGTTCATCCATAAAAGTAGTTAAAGGTGTCAATCCTTTATCGAATGCTGCCGTGTATATTAGGGGTTTAAATGCTGACCCCGGTTGCCGTCTCGCCTGAACTGCCCGGTTAAATTCACTCTTGGAGAAATCTCTTCCCCCCACCATCGCTTTTATTGCCCCGGTTTTTACATCCATCGCCACCAGGGCTCCTTGAACCACTCCTCGTTCATACTTCTGCCGATCCTCAAGCTCCCTCAGACCTCTTTCAACCGCCTCCTGAGCAATTTTTTGCATTTGAATGTTGAGCGTTGTATAGACCTCAAGACCATCCCTGTAAACGGCATCAGCACCATACCTCTCCAGCAAATACTGACGAACGTACTCTATAAAGTACGGGGCGATTTTCTCCTTCGGCCTTAAAGAACGAAACCGAAGAGGGGTCGCAAGTGCCCGATCCTTCTCTTCCTTCGTTATGTATCCGTCTTCAAACATTCTCTCCAAAACGTATGCCTGTCTCTGTTTTGCCTTTTCAAAGTTAGTGTATGGAGAATAAGCACTGGGAGCTTTAGGTAACCCAGCAAGGAGAGCTGCTTCGGGAAGCGTAAGATCACGGGCGCTTTTACCGAAATAACCCTGGGCGGCTGCCTCCACACCGTATGTCCCATGACCAAGGTAGATTTGGTTTAGGTAGAGATTCAGTATCTCCTCTTTTGTTAAATACCGGTCAATCTTGTAAGCCAAGATCACCTCTTTGAGTTTTCTGAAATAACTCCGTTCAGGTGTTAGAAATAACGATCTTGCCACTTGCTGTGTA
The Syntrophales bacterium genome window above contains:
- a CDS encoding PBP1A family penicillin-binding protein, giving the protein MKRLFSGKVRGFTVVTILITVFLLSLVIVGGGVFIYLIFSDLPTVATLKDYRPSVATRVYADNNELIHEFYLENRKVIHISQIPKVVIYAFVAAEDNRFFEHRGVDLLSILRAFVKNLSAGRIVQGGSTITQQVARSLFLTPERSYFRKLKEVILAYKIDRYLTKEEILNLYLNQIYLGHGTYGVEAAAQGYFGKSARDLTLPEAALLAGLPKAPSAYSPYTNFEKAKQRQAYVLERMFEDGYITKEEKDRALATPLRFRSLRPKEKIAPYFIEYVRQYLLERYGADAVYRDGLEVYTTLNIQMQKIAQEAVERGLRELEDRQKYERGVVQGALVAMDVKTGAIKAMVGGRDFSKSEFNRAVQARRQPGSAFKPLIYTAAFDKGLTPLTTFMDEPLQFPDPSRPGGVWQPRNFDGKFLGPTTLHSALVHSRNIITIKVLQAIGLDYAAAYAANMGITSPLVRNLSLALGSSEVTLLELVRAYGVLANQGRRVVPYGIAKVMDRTGNVLEEHQVVQEQVIDARIAYITTCILQDVIRSGTGWRVRAIARPVAGKTGTTNDMRDAWFIGYTPNVVAGVWVGFDQERSLGSQEVGGRAAAPIWLYFMEKALKGIAPDSFPVPEGVVFVMTEYPSESGESKVKSCVCLIEGTVPPHLDEYTGYCGPLREDKAKDE
- the ftsH gene encoding ATP-dependent zinc metalloprotease FtsH, with the translated sequence MEKKHRFSIWYVLIGIWIVFILQSYIASLLAIKTIPYSQFLKLLKEGKVIEIAVSANQIQGKMRGEKADEIILFKTIRVDPELSSMLERYPVTFKGEIESTFLRDLLSWFFPLFLFFAVWYLLMKRMGSQQAGFMTLGKKAKIYMEDELHVTFDDVAGVDEAKQELKEIIDFLKNPVKFAEIGARIPKGVLLVGPPGTGKTLLAKAVAGESGVPFFSISGSEFVEIFVGMGAARVRDLFVQAKQKAPCIIFIDELDALGKARGYSAIGGHDEREQTLNQLLVEMDGFDPKVGVILLAATNRPEILDPALLRPGRFDRHILVDRPDKKGREEILKVHLKKVRVGPDVDIERLANMTPGMVGADLANIVNEAALLAVRNGRSYVSMTDLEEAVERIIAGLEKKNRFINPQEREIIAYHEMGHAIVALSLPGTDPVQKISIIPRGIAALGYTLQVPTEDRFLMKKTELLNKIATLLGGRAAEELIFGDISTGAHNDLARATDIARSMVMEYGMSDTLGQVYLAGEKTHRFLETGYIRGGEYSNATAEAIDNEVKKIIEEQYEKAKSILVSKRSALEKGARLLIDKEKLEGEEIKRLLEEKK